The DNA region GTAAGTGAATTTAGGCATTTGAAGAATATTCTGCCATGTATTCCATTCTTCATCTAACGGTTTGCTTTTCATTTTTAGACTTGgccagaagaagaaagataaggcGACGAAAAAGATCAAAACGAGTGCAGGGAGGATGAAATCTGCACTCGGAATaaagaaaaaacaggaaaaagaaaagaagacAGGAAAGAGACAACGATTCATGCGATTCATCGGGCAGGTGGCAAGTCGTTACAAGAGAAGGGGACTCATCCGGCAGAAGAAAGAACTGCCCCAGAGAAATGAGAGAATGAAGCCCGTCCGGCAGGTGGAGAATCTGCCAAAGGAGGAGAGTCTGCCAAAGAAGAGACTCCCGGGGCTTCCGAAAAGCATCCTGCACCACGCCCTTATCCATACTCCTAAGGAAGACAAGGTGACAAAAAAGATGGATGTTCCCGTCCCCAAGCAAAAGCATCACCGTCCTATGCATAAGAATCCTTATGAACAACAAAAGGTTGCCATCCGCCCCAAAATTCAGCACCATGTACATATTAATATTGATGAGGAGGAAAAGGTTCCACTCCTACCCGAAATCCAGGAAGCCGTACATATTGATGAGGAGGAAAAGGTTCCACTCCTTGCCAAAATTGATGACCATGTAGTCATTGATATGGATGAGGAAGAAGAGGTTACAGCAGAGAGAGAAGGATGGCTGCAGTGGGTATGCTCCCCATTCTACAGATGCTGCAGTTTCCTGCTGCAGAAATACCAGCAAATATGCTGCAACTGCTGCTGAACCTACACCTGCATGAACTTGATGTACAAATGTCTCTTTCCACCCAACTACCTATGTTATGTTTAAGTTGTTATGttgaaaataaatagataaaaatatgtaatttagtcagtgtttgatttACATcgtgaaatttatcacagatgtcgacatctttagtcctgtcaggtgcagctttgaggaatgtttgtttctgagaattcccaaAGCCCGTGAGAATAATGCCTGGTCTTCCAGAATGTTCTGAGAGGAAAACTTCACATAGCGAACAGCCTAGGCCAGAGGTGCCTACACcttttcagcttgtgagctactttaaaaaattagcaagtcagatttacccatgtacaattttaggagcacatttgtatatacagaatggacacTGTTGGTGGGTTGGGATCTACAATGAAGTCCTTcgagatctaccggtagattgcgatctACCTAATGAGCAGCCctggcctaggctaagcatcacttagagggcggggctacataccaatatacagcattgAACagagataggaagtgtttctgatgtggaAACCGGGAAaatgaccataaaagtgggtatcctaaataatttactgcattctaccataCGTCCctaccagagccggatcatcaacCAGGCACCTCAAGCACCAGCTTGGGGCCCCATCCTGGCAGCAGGTAAAGTCTTAACTTTATTGAAACTATAaagtttcagtacagttcctcctccccccccccccactccacaaaCTCACACAATGACCATTGCCAAGTAGCAGCAGGCAGGTGAGGGGGGACTATTTTCTCATCAGTCTGCTGCTGGCGGAAGAACACCCCTGGCTGGCCCGACAATTAATCTTTAGTTCCGGCCAGGGAGGAAGAGCTGCCAGAGGTGGCGCTGCTGAGCACAGAGACTAGTCCCACGTGATGTGAGGAAGATGGAGAAGACaggaatgctgctgctgctgctgctgctgctcagactTTAGTAAGTATAAGGGGATGGGGGAGGTCTGCTGCTACTGCCATAGTAGAGGTTTTGGTGAAATAAAGCCCCCACCATAGCCGCAGGAAGCCCCGCCCAcaacccgccggaagctccgcccccaggacACTTTCCAACTCCCTCCATGAGCACTAACACTGacctctcttcccctcctgcaACTCACACTGGCTtctcccccctgcaacccacactgacctctccctcacccccctgcaacccacactgacctctcttcccctcctgcaGCTCACACTGGcttctccctcacccccctgcaatccacactgacctctccctcaccgccctgcaacccacactgacctcccccccctgcatcccacactgacctctccctcacccccctgcaacccacactgacctcccccccccccctgcaacacacactgacctctcccccctgcaacccacactgacctctccctcaccccccctgcaacccacactgacctcatcCCCCTgcatcccacactgacctctcccccctccctgcaacacacactgacctctcccccctgcaacccacgctgacctctccctcacccccctgcaacccacactgacctctcccccccccgcccccgcaactcacactgacctctccctcacccccctgcaacccacactgaactctcccccctgcaacccacgctgacctctccctcacccccctgcaacccacactgacctctccctcaccccccccctgcaacccacactgacctctccctcaccccccctgcaacccacactgacctctcccccctgcttcccacactgacctctccctcacccccctgcaacccacacttacctctccctcacccccctgcaacccacactgaactctcccccccccccgcatcccacactgacctctccctcacccccctgcaacccacactaacctctctctcacaccccctgcaacccacactaacctctccctcacccccctgcaacccacactgaactctgcccccccctgcatcccacactgacctctccctcaccccccccccctgcagcccacactgacctctccctctcccccctgcaacccacactgacctctccctcacccccctgcaacccacactgacctctccctcaccctccctgcaacccacactgacctcttcccccttgcttcccacactgacctctccctcaccccccctgcaacccacactgacctctctccCCCCTgcttcccacactgacctctccctcaccccccccctgcaacccacactgacctctccctcaccccccctgcaacccacactgacctcttcccccccctgattcccacactgacctctccctcaccccccctgcaacccacactgacctctccccccctgcttcccacactgacctctccctaacccccctgcaacccacactgacctctccctcaccccctgcaacccacactgaactCTCCCCCCCTgcatcccacactgacctctccctcacccccctgcagcccacactgacctctccctctcccccctacaacccacactgatctctccctcaccccctgcaacccacactgaactCTCCCCACCCCTgcatcccacactgacctctccctcaccccccctgcaacccacactgaactctcccccctgcaacccacgctgacctctccctcacccccctgcaacccacactgacctctccctcaacccccccctgcaacccacactgacctctccctcacccccccctgcaacccacactgacctctccccccctgcttcccacactaacctctcccttacccccctgcaacccacacttacctctccctcacccccctgcaacccacactgaactctccccccccccccgccgcatcccacactgacctctccctcacccccctgcaacccacactaacctctccctcacccccctgcaacccacactaacctctccctcacccccctgcaactcACActgaactctccccccccccccctgcatcccacactgacctctcctcaccccccccctgcagcccacactgacctctccctctcccccctgcaacccacactgacctctccctcactcccctgcaacccacactgacctctccctcaccccctgcaacccacactgacctcttcccccctgcttcccacactgacctctccctcaccccccccctgcaacccacactgacctctcccccccctgtttcccacactgacctctccctcacccccccccccccctgcaacccacactgacctctccctcaccccccctgcaacccacactgacctcttcccccccctcccctgattcccacactgacctctccctcaccccccctgcaacccacactgacctctccccccctgcttcccacactgacctctccctcacccccctgcaacccacactgacctctccctcaccccctgcaacccacactgaactCTCCCCCCCTgcttcccacactgacctctccctcacccccctgcaacccacactgacctctccctcaccccctgcaacccacactgaactCTCCCCCCCTgcatcccacactgacctctccctcacccccctgcagcccacactgacctctccctctcccccctacaacccacactgatctctccctcaccccctgcaacccacactgacctcttcctcacccctgcatcccacactgacctctccctcaccccccctgcaacccacactgaactctcccccctgcaacccacgctgacctctccctcacccccctgcaacccacactgacctctccctccaccccccccctgcaacccacactgacctctccctcaccccccctgcaacccacactgacctctccccccctgcttcccacactaacctctcccttacccccctgcaacccacacttacctctccctcacccccctgcaacccacactgaactctcccccccccccccccccgccgcatcccacactgacctctccctcacccccctgcaacccacactaacctctccctcacccccctgcaacccacactaacctctccctcacccccctgcaacccacactgaactctcccccccccctgcatcccacactgacctctcctcaccccccccccccctgcagcccacactgacctctccctctcccccctgcaacccacactgacctctccctcactcccctgcaacccacactgacctctccctcaccccctgcaacccacactgacctcttcccccctgcttcccacactgacctctccctcacccccccctgcaacccacactgacctctcccccccctgcttcccacactgacctctccctcacccccccccccctgcaacccacactgacctctccctcaccccccctgcaacccacactgacctcttcccccccccaccctgatTCCCacgctgacctctccctcacccccccctgcaacccacactgacctctccccccctgcttcccacactgacctctccctcacccccctgcaacccacactgacctctccctcaccccctgcaacccacactgaactCTCCCCCCCCTgcttcccacactgacctctccctcacccccctgcaacccacactgacctctccctcaccccctgcaacccacactgaactCTCCCCCCCTgcatcccacactgacctctccctcacccccctgcagcccacactgacctctccctctcccccctacaacccacactgatctctccctcaccccctgcaacccacactgacctcttcctcacccccccccccccctgcaacccacactgacctcacccTCACCCCCCCtgaaacccacactgacctctccccccctgcttcccacactgacctctccctcacccccctgcaacccacactgaagtctcccccccccccccccctgcatcccacactgacctctccttcaccccccccccctgcatcccacactgacctctccttcacccccccctgcagcccacactgacccctccctcacccccctgcaacccacactgatctctccctctcccccctgcaacccacactgacctctccctcacccccctgcaacccacactgaactCTCCCCCCCCTgcatcccacactgacctctccctcaccccccctgcagcccacactgacctctccctcacccccctgcaacccacactgacctctccctcacccccctgtaacccacactgacctctccctcaccccccccccctgcaacccacactgacctctccctcacccccctgcaacccacactgacctctccaacCCTGCATTCCACGCTGACCTCTCCCttacccccctgcaacccacactgacctctcccctcctgcatcccacattgacctctccccttcccccgcaacccgcactgacctcttcctccccagcagcgcccacactgacctctccttccccagcagcgcccacactgacctcacacTCCCCACTCCCCTTATGTGTGCCAAAGGTACCCTCAGTTCTTTTATGACATTATGTGGGCGGAGGGAGCAGAGGGGGTTAAGAATGGAGGGGGCCCAAATATGCTAcattgcttggggccccatttggccttaatccggctctggtccctacagttcctctttaataattaTTCTACATCTGAATAGTGGTTGGATATGTACCCCAATGCAATCATAATATTTCAGTACTAGTGTAACCCACACAAAGTGTTAATGTATTTTTATGTGTGTGGCGCCTTTAAAGCCTCAGACGCTAGGTTTGTGGAACTAAAACGGCGCATGAGAAGGGAGTGTAAGCGTCCACATGGTCGCATAGACCGTTGCTAAGTGACcaagagtatgcaaagcagggaaCTTGCTGGAACTTTCCAGGAGCCCCAAGCGGCCTGCCAGAGAGCTATTGCGCAGGGGGCGGAGATTACAGCGTGTAGCCGGAGGGAACTGGCTGAGACCGGCGAGAGTGCACTGGGGTGTGGAGCAGTaaggggctatgtgaaaaagctgGAGAGAGACAGTCATAGACACAGGCCGTAGCAGTTGCCCAGAGAGTAAGAGGGGACTCGTCGGCCATAGAGGTGACCTGCACAGAGCCGCTGGCAGCAGGTTGGACAATGACCGGAGGCTGGATGAGGCAGACTCTGCCCAGACCCGAGCTAGACCGGAGGCCACAGACAGATGAGTACAGGGCCTGAGGGCCAACTACAAGCCACAAAGTGTGTTTTAAAGtggtgttactagagactgttaGTGTGAGAAAGCTTAGGGAAGTTATTGCTAAGTTATTATAAGAAGTGCATTGAGTGCTCagggcttgctgctgctgagagacatTAGTAGCCTCCCTAAACTACCTGCATAGCTGACCTGAGATATacagagacattggcctcaattcactaagcatatctcctgtctttaataacgtttctagagcttTCACTATggcgataaggcatgtagtattcaggaaacattttacctcaggcaaacctaatgctgggaatagacggtACATTTGTACCGCTCAATTATgccgcccgctcgtccccgcacatgcctggatcgattcccgctcgtccccacgggcgcttttcttatcttctgctcggttttccttatcttttcccattgtcccgcctacggtatcgagcgcagaatcgatccagcgggtgatcggacatgtcggaatttatcAATCGAGGCTCGAATGAGCGGTACAAATGTaccgtctattcccagcattaaaagtcttagttaactcttctgtcttaaagttaactcttcaatccttaaaataactctaattctaaagttaaagacaggctgttaattaactgtgtgtgaaaataaccacagaggaggtaacttaactacagaggaggtaccttAAGGAATGaatagataactctctcactgtgtggtggcaagttatctcttgccttattatctacagcatgatcttagtgaattgaggccattgttcctGTCAAGTTTGTTTCAAGTCAGGAGTTAAAGTGATAAGTTACAAGTTCTTCAGTGGATGTGTTCTGCAAAATTACAGAGAGTTTGAGATTTAAAGAGAACTTAACAGTATTGAAGAAGATAAGTGGAGGAGGAGTTACATTGCATCTTGTGATACTAAAGTGTGCTGCAGGAGAAACCAGGTGATACCTGATCAAAATACAGTGTCAACTAAGTTGGAGTACAAGTTTTGCATGAACtctaaattagagcttattcagcctagACGTCAAAGTGCATTTAAACAAAGTTCTATTGAGAGAGGGTGATATTGGtggtatagaggggtgcatcggtcactttatattttattttattttgttctaACCCTTTCTGATTATttgctttatattttattttgtttgttattttcggAGGCCCTATCCCAAGGGGAGGTGtttggagataaagtgaattgagtGTAATCATACAAAGAGTAaagagcctaatgctgggcatagacgggtcgatccggtggccgattagccgccggatcgaccgcagccgcgtccccgctcgtccgcgcggatcgattcccgctcgtccccactggcggtccttatcagctgctcgattccctgccattgtccgccggcgggaatcgagcgggcacgggtcgagcggcttgatcgggccagctgaatattatcagctggccggatcagctggtcgatacacggtacacaaacgtactgtgtatccccagcattacagattTGTGAACAAGTTGAACGTCCTATTCAGGACCAACCATcggaattgtgaattgtttcagtACCATCTCAAGAACTGTCACGagttcccccaaggttttgctgagcaatatagcttggacttggttagaagggactgagaactgtttaTGAActgaactgaattgctcagtagaccaaccCCTTAAACCCAGCCCACGCCCAACAACGGTACTGTGTattgtatatgctgtaaagtggaTTGTTGTGCGagaagacctttgtagctcaaaTACTTTGTGTGTAACtaacctttttattccgcagCTTTTACTGGTGCAGTGAAGTCCAGAAGATTGTGTTAtttgacctttgatgtgcaagAAAAGTGTATTGTGACATTGAAGTGTATTTGGTTGATTCATTTCTACCGTGACCACGGTTATTTTATAAATCTTTGATcatttcatctgagtcagtgtctggtgaatTCCACTCAGCCGAGTGCCTGGTGCTAacggataaatcgggttacatAATTTTGGCATAGTTGGCAGGATGGAGGAATAGCTACAGCAAGAAGGTCAAGATTAGAGTtgccccgaatggttcgccggcaaactgttccaggcgaactttgggtggttcgctttCGCATGTGaactttccggaagttcggttcgcccccatattgcaccattagggtcaactttgaccctctacatcacagtcagcaggcctgttgtagccaatcaggctacactatatcctgcagccaccccaccccttatataaggcaggcagcgccggccattatagtcgttcgtgtccctgtagtaattagtgaagggaaagctgctggcagactctcatagggaaagattagttaggctcttgtaagcttgttagcttgctcctggctgattcttattcctaaaatagcaccccacaacagctcttttgagagctaatcttgttcttgtgcttCTTTCTTTTACCTTCCACCTCccaccttcctcctcctctcttgtcttgtcttccagggatttgtaggatgtcaaaagccagcttacatacattggccgggaatctaatacaggtcaactgctttgaaggcagctatgttcaccactataccaccaacactacatgctgaagccagcctagcatgtaccattgtgatatacccaagagaaaaatgagcttgcttagggatttgtaggatgtcaaaagcaacctcacatacattggccaggaatcgaacccaggtcgacTGCTTTGAAggaagctatgctcaccactataccaccaacactacatgctgaaggaagcctagcatgtaccattgtgatatacccaagagaaaaatgagcttgcttagggatttgtaggatgtcaaaagcaacctcacatacattggccaggaatcgaacccaggtcaactgctttgaaggcagctatgctcaccactgtaccaccaacgctacatgctgaaacttcttggaggagacttacttcctccctccaaaagacacacatacatccccataaaataattcaacagcaactgcatgcacagtctctgtggcacaatcggtTAGTGCATTCAGCTGTTAACCAAAATGTTGGTGGGTCAAGCCCACCtagggacagccttgccttttgtattcaacagttgtccaaagagaaccccagatagccatgtagaatcatctctttctctctctgggcttgaaccaccaacctttcggttaacagctgaacacgctaactgattgcaccacattgactgtgcacacagttgttgctaaacgattttatgtgcatgcatgtgtgtcttgtggagggaggaaaaaagtctgctccaagaagtttaacccaattttaaacaaaacctgtatatatcaaaattctacatatatttctatgatcctttcatgatgacaaaggccagaaagaagtaggcaaaggagtgcccatttttccaTACGGCTAAGCGGcctcactcactttttcctacaacgaagcacctgctgtacagcagcagagtggcgcagcggaagcatgCTGTGCCCATAGCCCAGAGGTCAATggttcgaaaccatcctctgctaggtgtactttggtgtttacaccttgctttaccacattggCCAATTGGtggccatagccctgtaagagaaagtgtcattagggccttgctgtaacatagatagtagtgtaactat from Hyperolius riggenbachi isolate aHypRig1 chromosome 11, aHypRig1.pri, whole genome shotgun sequence includes:
- the LOC137538482 gene encoding uncharacterized protein, translating into MGKVEKLFCTLCLSIACSCAASRAARLGQKKKDKATKKIKTSAGRMKSALGIKKKQEKEKKTGKRQRFMRFIGQVASRYKRRGLIRQKKELPQRNERMKPVRQVENLPKEESLPKKRLPGLPKSILHHALIHTPKEDKVTKKMDVPVPKQKHHRPMHKNPYEQQKVAIRPKIQHHVHINIDEEEKVPLLPEIQEAVHIDEEEKVPLLAKIDDHVVIDMDEEEEVTAEREGWLQWVCSPFYRCCSFLLQKYQQICCNCC